The region AGCATTTGGAGCGCATCCTGATGATGTAGAATTAGGTTGTGGAGCAACGATAGCAAAAGAAGTCTCTTTAGGCAAACAAGTAGGTATAATAGACCTTACACAAGGAGAATTAGGAACAAGAGGGTCTGCCACCATTCGAAAAATAGAAGCAACTAATGCTGCTGAAGTATTAGGAGTGAATGTAAGAGAGAATCTAAAGTTTAGAGATGGATTCTTTGTTAATGATGAAGCGCACCAACTAGAGATTATTAAGATGATACGCAAATACCGTCCAGAGATAGTATTATGTAATGCGATAGACGATAGACATATCGACCATGGCAAAGGAAGTAAAGTAGTCTCTGATGCATGCTTTTTATCAGGTCTTAGGAAAATAGAAACTTCTATAGATGGAGTAAGTCAAGAGCCATGGAGGCCTAAAGTTGTTTATCATTATATACAGTGGAAAAATATAGAACCAGACTTTGTAGTAGATGTAACTGGATTTATGGATAAAAAGGTAGCCTCTGTAATGGCTTATAGTACACAGTTTTTTGATACAAATTCAAAAGAACCAAGTACACCGATTACCTCAAAAAACTTCTTAGATAGCATTACCTATCGCGCGCAGGATCTAGGAAGACTAATTAATAAAGATTTTGCTGAAGGTTTTACTGTTGAAAGGTATTTAGCAGTCAATACATTAGAAGATTTGATATGAAATTGTTATAAAAAAGTCTTTAAAAAGCTTGCAGGGTATAGAATAATCGCTAAATTTGCACTCGTTAAACAGAAACATGGTAGCTATAGCTCAGTTGGTTAGAGCGCTTGATTGTGGTTCCAGAGGTCGTGGGTTCGAATCCCATTAGTTACCCTACTATTACAGTGTTTAACATGGTAGCTATAGCTCAGCTGGTTAGAGCGCCGGATTGTGGTTCCGGAGGTCGTGGGTTCGAACCCCATTAGTTACCCTAAAATAAAAGTACTATTGTTATATGGTAGCTATAGCTCAGTTGGTTAGAGCGCTTGATTGTGGTTCCAGAGGTCGTGGGTTCGAATCCCATTAGTTACCCTAAGTACTTTTATTGAAATTAAATGGTAGCTATAGCTCAGCTGGTTAGAGCGCCGGATTGTGGTTCCGGAGGTCGTGGGTTCGAACCCCATTAGTTACCCTAAAAAAAAGGCATTCAATAATTTGAATGCCTTTTTTAGTTTTTAAATACTCAAGATTGTTTCTTTATTTAATTCAATAAAATTCCCTTTAGTATTAACTTCTATTTTTACTTTATCACAATTCAGTATATTGCGTTGTACTTCTTTAAGTTCCTCTATAGACATAGTGTTAATTTCTTTATCATTTACAGATAGTATTTTATCATCTATTTTTAGATTATTATTTTTAATAGATGGGCTATCCCAAACAAAAGAAATAACTAACTCGTTATTTTTTATTTTAGTTTTAATCCCAATATTCTCAAATGTAGAAGGGAAATCTTTATTATATGATTTAAAATAAAAGTCATTTTTATACAGAATTGTTCTATAATATACTAACCATCTAGACCCTAAATTACTAACATCATCTACATCTACTGTAGTTAAAAAACTAGGGATCTTATAATCTCCCAAACTCATTTCTAAAGGTGCCATATATGTTTTTCCGATACTTGGGCCAAACGCACTATAACTTATTATGCCTTCTCCAGTAAGAACTTTAGTAAAATGTTTTTTTGCATGAAGAGTATCAAATATATCTTCACTTAAATAAAAGAAATCATTATAACCTGTATCAAAGAATATTTCTTTTTCTTTTAAACCATTAAAGTAAGTCATGATTAGAGTAGGAGTACCCGTGTACTCTTTCTTTACTTTTACTTTATTAAATGTCTTTATCTCTTTTTTATCTAAACTATTAGAAAGAGTTATTCTCTTATTCTCAAGATCAAAGTCCCAACTACTTTTACTTATCATATTTCCACCGATAAGACCATCTACCCCAAGCGATTTAAATGCGTCCATATCACTTTGTACTGCTGTAAAATCCTTAAACTCTAAATTGCCTATTTTAATACTTGGAATACTTACATACTTAACTTTAGAAGTGTTTTGTGATGCATCTGTGATATCATCTTCAGATAAAAATTTGAAATTTCCTTTTACATTAAAGGTAATTGAAGTGGGAGCTCCTGTATCAACTATAAATTTATACTTTTCATTTTCGATAATTACATCTACATATATATGATCTTCTTTAAGTGTGTAGTTTAAACTCTCGTTATAAACACTAGGTACGATAGTTCCTTTTTTGAAAATCCCTCCTTGAGCAAATAAGTTAAAAGAAGATATTAGGATAGCTAGAGTGAGTAAGGTTGCCTTATTGTTAAATAACATATTTTATTTGTTTTTTTAAAGTTAATTTTATGATTTTGCAAAAATAGAATTATTAAATATAACTAATGTATCTGTTTAGTATACTTTTTATTAATAAAATTAAGAGGAGTGAATGTAAGTAATACTTGATTCTAATGCTTCTATTTTTAGTATTTTTGTTTTACAACAGATATATAAATCTAGATATGAAAGCATTATTAGTAGTAGACTTACAATATGATTTCTTACCAGGTGGAAGCTTAGCAGTAGCACATGGTGATGAGATTATTCCTATTATAAATAGAATCCAAAATCAATTTGATTTAGTTATCGCAACGCAAGACTGGCATCCTGCTAATCACAAAAGCTTTGCAAGTCAACATTCTAATCAGAATGTATTTGATTTAATAGACTTAAATGGCATCCCTCAGGTGCTATGGCCAGACCATTGTGTTCAAGGCTCTAAAGGTGCCGAGTTTACTTCTGAATGGAATAGTAATAAGGTAGCAGCAGTCTTTAGAAAGGGAATGAATGTAGAGGTAGATTCATATAGCGGTTTCTATGATAATGATCAAAAGAACAGCACAGGGCTATTAGGGTACCTTAAGGACAAAGATATAACAGAAGTATATGTCTGTGGGTTAGCGGCAGAGTTCTGCGTCTATTTTAGCGCT is a window of Myroides oncorhynchi DNA encoding:
- a CDS encoding aspartyl protease family protein; protein product: MLFNNKATLLTLAILISSFNLFAQGGIFKKGTIVPSVYNESLNYTLKEDHIYVDVIIENEKYKFIVDTGAPTSITFNVKGNFKFLSEDDITDASQNTSKVKYVSIPSIKIGNLEFKDFTAVQSDMDAFKSLGVDGLIGGNMISKSSWDFDLENKRITLSNSLDKKEIKTFNKVKVKKEYTGTPTLIMTYFNGLKEKEIFFDTGYNDFFYLSEDIFDTLHAKKHFTKVLTGEGIISYSAFGPSIGKTYMAPLEMSLGDYKIPSFLTTVDVDDVSNLGSRWLVYYRTILYKNDFYFKSYNKDFPSTFENIGIKTKIKNNELVISFVWDSPSIKNNNLKIDDKILSVNDKEINTMSIEELKEVQRNILNCDKVKIEVNTKGNFIELNKETILSI
- the pncA gene encoding bifunctional nicotinamidase/pyrazinamidase produces the protein MKALLVVDLQYDFLPGGSLAVAHGDEIIPIINRIQNQFDLVIATQDWHPANHKSFASQHSNQNVFDLIDLNGIPQVLWPDHCVQGSKGAEFTSEWNSNKVAAVFRKGMNVEVDSYSGFYDNDQKNSTGLLGYLKDKDITEVYVCGLAAEFCVYFSAKDANQAAIKTYFLDFATKPISAEGLLQAKKEMVQMGITILNKEIEVDFNN
- the bshB1 gene encoding bacillithiol biosynthesis deacetylase BshB1, whose translation is MKLDILAFGAHPDDVELGCGATIAKEVSLGKQVGIIDLTQGELGTRGSATIRKIEATNAAEVLGVNVRENLKFRDGFFVNDEAHQLEIIKMIRKYRPEIVLCNAIDDRHIDHGKGSKVVSDACFLSGLRKIETSIDGVSQEPWRPKVVYHYIQWKNIEPDFVVDVTGFMDKKVASVMAYSTQFFDTNSKEPSTPITSKNFLDSITYRAQDLGRLINKDFAEGFTVERYLAVNTLEDLI